The following proteins are encoded in a genomic region of Coffea eugenioides isolate CCC68of chromosome 6, Ceug_1.0, whole genome shotgun sequence:
- the LOC113776305 gene encoding replication protein A 70 kDa DNA-binding subunit B-like yields the protein MTLHSPVQHIWGSWIHTKELLHFKGTKVSAATYENCIRLFRNLLVPYQRYYISGATVITAIPTYKVSEYPYSWVLHYSTLIERYLEPIPPMLPCPFTFDSFSDAHKHAESEISLISVKALVIHAFPQKETTPDSITRDFVIVNEEKKLMLLTLWNEFQEYEGNILANILATIPMIFAMRVKVSTFNTLSLTTIGLSSILINPPLHDEFILHEWYSIHKDEVKTLFETKAYKDPELLLPLPNEEDIKNIHDALISFRTQKTAWITGIAQLSFGQTHFWYTACSNCLKTVEADTDWIIKCSSCKEEAEVELRCRIGITLTDSTASIQCLISGKQAERLIQFTAAELKDAEAHGITMNQELSTIMKKHKLICFIKTYETTFQGLPQRRNAIIKAYTAAEVPNIPLPLQDSPTTLQALPSTTPSNTKQKQIADEQTFTPRAKLLLQEIAESTATKRSSMTESTATKRALTLTELEGHQIPAPTVGTEIHKTLEDTATSASPNATSIDKTAAGPTKKPKQQEGN from the exons ATGACG CTCCATTCACCAGTTCAGCATATTTGGGGTTCATGGATTCATACTAAGGAATTGCTTCACTTCAAG GGAACTAAAGTTTCTGCAGCAACCTATGAAAATTGCATCCGATTGTTCAGAAATTTGTTGGTTCCATACCAACGATACTACATCTCTGGTGCAACTGTTATCACTGCTATTCCTACATACAAAGTCAGTGAATATCCCTACTCTTGGGTCCTTCATTACTCAACTTTGATTGAGCGCTACCTCGAACCAATTCCTCCGATGCTTCCATGTCCTTTCACCTTTGACAGCTTTTCTGATGCACATAAACATGCAGAATCTGAGATTTCTTTGATAA GTGTCAAAGCATTGGTCATACATGCTTTCCCCCAAAAAGAAACAACCCCGGACTCAATCACAAGAGACTTTGTGATTGTAAATGAAGA gaaaaaattgaTGCTTCTCACCCTATGGAATGAATTCCAAGAATATGAGGGCAACATCCTTGCAAACATCCTTGCAACTATTCCTATGATCTTTGCTATGAGAGTGAAAGTCTCTACTTTCAACA CTCTGTCATTAACAACAATAGGATTGTCATCCATTCTCATCAACCCACCACTCCATGATGAATTCATACTTCATGAATGGTATAGCATCCATAAAGATGAAGTTAAGACTTTATTCGAAACAAAAGCATATAAAGATCCAGAATTGCTGCTTCCACTACCAAATGAAGAGGACATTAAGAATATTCATGATGCGTTAATCTCATTCAGAACT CAAAAAACAGCATGGATAACTGGTATAGCACAATTATCATTTGGCCAAACTCATTTTTGGTACACTGCATGCTCAAATTGCTTGAAGACTGTTGAAGCAGACACAGATTGGATCATAAAATGTTCATCATGCAAAGAAGAAGCTGAAGTAGAGCTAAG GTGTCGCATTGGAATAACACTCACTGATTCAACTGCAAGCATTCAATGCTTAATATCTGGAAAACAAGCTGAAAGACTGATACAATTCACTGCTGCCGAACTGAAGGATGCAGAGGCACAT GGAATAACAATGAACCAAGAACTTTCTACCATCATGAAAAAGCACAAGCTGATTTGCTTCATCAAAACATATGAGACAACTTTTCAAGGACTGCCACAAAGAAGAAATGCAATCATCAAAGCCTACACAGCAGCTGAAGTTCCAAACATACCACTGCCTCTACAAGATTCACCAACAACTCTTCAAGCTTTACCGAGTACAACACCATCAAACACCAAGCAAAAGCAGATTGCAGACGAACAAACGTTCACACCAAGGGCTAAATTGCTGCTTCAAGAAATAGCTGAATCCACTGCTACTAAAAGAAGCTCCATGACTGAATCAACAGCCACAAAAAGAGCCCTCACATTGACCGAACTAGAAGGTCACCAAATACCTGCACCAACTGTTGGAACAGAAATACACAAAACACTTGAAGACACTGCTACCTCAGCCTCACCAAATGCCACCTCAATCGACAAAACTGCTGCCGGCCCAACAAAGAAACCAAAACAGCAAGAAGGCAATTGA